TCGATCGGTGCCCTCCTGGCCGTCGGCGAGGTGCCGCTCGTTCTCCTCAGCGTCTTCTTCGGCGTCTCGATTGCCGGACTGGCCTCGGTCCTCTATGCCTTCCTAGGGGCGTGATTCCTTTCCCCAAAACAGAATCCTTTCTCCTGGCGGGCGGTGGCTCCTGTACAGTCACACCTGCCGAAGTGTGCGACGTGTCGTATACGTGCTCTCTACTTACCGATCCCCCTTCATCAGAATTTATTATCCGACGAGGATTTTAATAGAGCCGTCTCGGTATACTTTCCAATAATTCAGACGTTGCAGCTGAGCTGACTGACGGACACCAAGCCAGTTATTCAACGACAGCAGAACAGATTTCGAGTTCGTCGGTAACAGTAATTTTAGCGACGACGTCGTCATACGTGATGCTGATCGTGGCGGAGAACGGATCGTCGGAGCTGACCCAACCGATTACGTCAGGGAGCACCTGCTCTGTCGCTCGCATGCTACTTGCCTCACTGAGCGGAACATCGAGTTCGATCAGCGCCTTCGTCACCTGCGGTTCGAACTGTAGTGCACTGACGATATCGACAGTGATGAACCACGAGCATGTCTCACAGGTCAGCTCCGCAGTCGGTGTCGAGTCCTCATCAAGCCGCTCCCGCGGCACAGTGACGCTGGTAATGCCAGCACACGACGGGCATTGTCCCGTGCGAGCCAGTCCGACGTGGTGCATCATTCGGTCGTAGAGTGCTTTGTAGATCCCCTCTCCTTCGCGGACAGCGAGCCCGTTTTTCGGAAATCGGTACGTAGCTCCCCAGAACAGGTCACAAGCGGGGCATTCGACGGTGAGAAACTCCTGTTCGTACTTCCCTCGGAGCCCGGACCCGCAGTTCGGACAGGACTCCTCAATATCGAAGTCGGTCGGTATCGACTCTGTTGGTCGGTTCGCAATGACTGCCTCGTAGAGTGCGATAGCGCTCGCCGTAGGAACATACCCCTCCGCGATCTCTTCGATGTAGACACCGCGGAGCTTTTCCAGGTGGTAGTTGAACTTCCCGCTGTCTTCCATCTCTGTTGCTGCCATCAGTTCTGCGTACGAGAGCGTGCGCTGCTCCCGTACGTCCGACCGTGAATCCGGATCCACTGGCGAGTATCGCTCGAAAAAAGCGCGCAGAATGTCGAGTCTGATTTCGTGGCCGAGCAGCGCGAACGCCTCCTCCGACGCCACTCCCCCGTGATCACTGTTCGTCATACAGACTCGTTGAACGGTGGGGTCATTGAGTGCTCCCCTCCGCGATGTGTGTGAGTTGTTCTTGTGAATTTGGGCTCACAGAATACTTACACACCTGAATACTCATTTCTTACGCAGTACCTACGGATGTCGAATCAAGCTACATCACCGTCTCTGGGATCGCGTCTCCGCAAGCGAATCCAGTCTATCAGCCCGTTCTCCCTGACGCTGCTAGGGTTAATCGGGGTCCTTGGGAATTTATTCCCCGAGCTTGAGATACTCAAGTTGTTCCACCTGTTCTGGTTTTTCGCACTCTGGCCGTTCTTGTCGATGCTACTCAGCAGCACCAAGCACTCTCTCGGATTCAGCACTGACGACGAGGGGCCGCGAGACTGGCTCGAAATGGACTCCGGATGGCGAGGCCACTTCGCCTTTCTGATCGGTATCCCACTGTCGTTTTTGAATCCACTCCTGTTTCGACAGGACGCGATGCAACTGCTGGGGAGTCTCGTCGCTATCGGGAGACACCGGGGTTCGCTCCCCAATCCAGAAACGCACGACCAGGCCACGAGCTATCGACTGCCCGTTGAGGGGACGTGGACAGTCGTGAACGGGAGTCCGATCAAAGAGTACTCACACTCGTGGTTTCCCGCGACCCAGCGCTACGCCTACGACTTCGTGATCACCGACGAGGAGGGACGGAGCCGTCCAGCAGGCACGGATACGAGCATCGAGAACTACTACTGCTACGACCAACCGGTCCTCGCACCGGCCGACGGCGTCGTCGTCAATGTGCGTGACGATGATCCGGAACTCGGGCGAGCCGGTGGATTTTCTCATCCGCTCAAACGGAGTGTGACCGGGAACGCCGTCACGATCCGCCACGCCGAAAACGAGTACGGCAGTCTCATTCACCTCGTCCCGGGCAGCATCGAGGTCGAACCCGGAGATCGAGTGACGCGCGGCGAGCAGGTCGGCCGGTGTGGGCATTCGGGGAACTCCGCAGAGCCACATCTCCACTTCCAGCTCCAGGATCACCCGACGTTCGAGATCTCGGCGGGATTACCGATCCGGTTCGACGACGTTGACGTGGACACGCCGGGGGTAGATGTTGTTGAAGCGACTGGCTGGACGGAACCGGATGGGTCTGGCCGCTACATTCACGTCGGCCAGCGGGTGTCACATACTACTGACGGTGCGCCGCATCGATCCGAGGACACAGCTGGTCCGTCCGAGGTGACTGCTTCCTCGGGGCTCAGCCGCGTCCGGACGCTTGGCCGGGTCGCTACGGGTGTCTCCATCGGCGGCTTCGTCACCGTGCTCGCGGGGTTTGTCGTGCCGTCGTTACAGACGATTGCACTCGCGCTCGCGGGACTGGCCGGTCTCGGACTCGTGTATCAGGTCGGGCGGGGGCTCGTGAACGGTGATCGAGTCTGTCTCAGGTCTCTCGGAACAGTTTGTGGTGTCGGCGTGGCGGCGGCGTTGACCGGTGGCTTTGCCGCCCTGGATATACTTCCGGCACTTGACTCATCTGGGATCGGAACGGGGATGTTCGTGACTGGGTTCCTGTTGTACATCGCTGTCTGGGAATACGGGCGGCAAGACCTGTTCCGACTGATTGGCGGGGTAACTGACAAATGACCGCATCGCCAATACCGGGCTGTACGTCTACGCGACCGAACGCACTGCGCCGGAATTTTTCGATGACATGGACTTCAGTGCGCTTGGCAGTGACAACTCAGCGTCTACCCGCGGTTTGGAGACCGATTCGGCGGTCCGTGGAACGGGCGAATCTAGCGACTGATTCCGATGAACTGCGGGCTTAGAGACACGATGATCCGACCAACTCACATACCCACGTATGTCCGGCAGGGAATGAAAATCGCGCGGGCGGAGTGGATACGCCATCATCGTGAATTCGGAACTCCACTGACTGGTCGTCCGGTCATACTCGTCATCTTGGTCGGAATCGCCAGCGCTCTCGGGTGGCTCGGGTACTCACTGGGACGCGACCTCATCGCCGGACAGCCGCTTCCAGAGGGCGTGGTAAGTCTCTTTGTCAGTGCTGCGTTCATCTGGATGGTTTGGCGAAGTTCGAAGTACACGCACATTCGGTTCGAGCGCCTGGACCCGAATTTCCTGTTGACGACTGTCCCCGTCAGAACCGCTGCTCTGGGTCTACTGGGGTTCGTCTACGCGCGACTGCTCACTACGCTTGTCGTGCCGACGCTCGGAATCGCAATCGGCACCGCAATCGGACTCCGGTCGCCAACGGTCGTACTCACGATCACTCTCGCAAGTGCGTGCATTGCTTTGCTCGCCGCTGTACTCGGAGCCACCAGTAGACTCGCCGCCCGACTCGTCGCGCTTCGACTCGTGCGAGCACGGTACTATCGAGATCTCCTCATCGTGTTCGGCTGGATTCCGCTCATCTTCGCTGCGATGCTGCTGCAAGAGCTGTCATTCTCGCTTGCCCCGTTGGACGGACTCCTCGGTGCGTTACCGCTGGCATGGTTCGTGGACCTCGCGCTAATCGGCACTCCGAATGACACAGTCAGCTCACCTCGTTACACGCTACGTGTGGTTGCGTTCCTCGGTACCACAGTCCCGATTTTCACGGCCGGGACGACGCTCCTCGCTCGCCAGGTCTGGGAACACGATTCTACCAGTTCGACAGGGATTCGCGGTTCACACTCACTTCTCAAAACAGGGGTGGTCGAGCGATTTGTCGGTGAACGCATCCCGCGAGCGATGTACACCGTCGCTCGGGAGCGATGGCTGATGGAACGCCGAGTTCCACAGGGACTTCTGTCCACGGGCTATGCCCTCCTATTCATGGGCGTGGTTGGATTCCCGGTGGTCGCACTTGCCGGTGGTACAACCAGCCTGCTGGTGTTATTCGCAGTTACGCTCGGCCTCGTTACTGGCGTCGCGTTCAGTTCGGATCCAATCGGCACCGAATATCATGCCTTGCCGATGCTGTTCACGTCGGTCACGGGCCGGCAATTCGTTGGTGGGTCACTCCTCGCTGCGACCGTAGTCGGTATCCCGCTCATCGCCCTTATCATCGTTCCACTTGGCATCGTCGGTCCCGTTGGGTTTGGACAAACGTTCTTGATTGCCCTCCTCGGCGGTGCCGTCTGCACGTGTACCGCGGCGGTCGCCACTATGGTCGGACTGGGCGTCGAGCGGTTCAAATACGCTCCAGTTCCGTTTTTCTTCACCGACGTACCGATTTACGCGGAACTGGGCGCGGCCGCATTCCTTCGTCACGGACTGATTCTTACCATCGGGGTGTTCGTCAGTATACCAGCCTTCCTGGGAACCGCTCCGCCGATCTACGAGGCCATCGCAGCCCAGGGGGTGCCGACCGCCGTCGTCCAAATCGGTGCGCTTCTCCTCACACTGTTGCTTGCCGCTATCCTCACGAGAACCGCATTCAGGGCTGCAGTACACCGGTTCCGAGACTATCAACTCGGGTGACCTCCAGACGATGACCAACAGAACAAACGACATGGCGAGTGCGGATGACCGAGACCCTCGCACCGGAATGGATACGCAACCAGCAATCAGCACGGACGATCTGACGAAGACGTACAGCGACACGACAGCCGTCGATAGCCTCAATCTCACGGTCGAACGGGGAGCAGTGTACGGGTTTCTCGGTCCGAACGGGGCAGGAAAAACGACGACGATCCGAATGCTGACGGCATTGCTGCCATCGACCAGTGGCTCCGGACGCGTCGCGGGGACATCAATCACTAACCGCGAGGCGCTCATCGAACACATCGGCTACCTGCCCGAGTCACCACCGATCCACGGGGAGTTCACCGCCCGCGAGCAACTCGAATACCACGGCGGACTACGCAATATGACTCCAGCCGCCATCGGCGACCGGATCGAAACACTCCTCGCCCGATTCGAGTTGACCGACGCTGCCGACCAGCGAATCGCCACGTACTCGAAAGGGATGCGACAGAAGACCGGGCTAATCCAGGCGATTATGCACGAACCGGAGGTAGTCTTTCTCGACGAACCGACGTCCGGGCTTGATCCGCGTGCCGCCCGAACAGTACGGGAGACGATTACGAACCTCGCTGCCGAGGACACCACCGTGTTCCTATCCACGCACATTCTCCCCGTCGTCGAGGACATTGCGACCAACGTCGGCATCCTCTACGATGGCGACCTCGTCGCGGAGGGGCACCCCAGAGAGCTCACAAGTCGCAAAGCAATCGATGAAGAACAAACGCTCGAAGACGTGTTCCTCGAAGTCACAACCGAAGACGAATACCGAACGGATGAATCCGCCTTGGACTGACATCCTCCCACGGCTAAAGCCGTGGGGTTCCCCCACTGGGGGTTGAACCCACGGATATGGAGGGGTTCGCAGGTTCGTCGTCACGTTGGACGATGACCTGCGTTTCGGGCCGTGCCAGTACGGCCCCCGCCTCGGACAGCGGTTTCGAGAACTTGCCCAAGGCTCGTTTGCCAATATTCAGCGCGCCATTCTTGTCCGCGTTATCGTCCAGTCCACACTCAGGACACTCGAAGCGTCCCTGCGTCTCACGGACACCCTCGCAGGCACAGCGGTTGCACGTTTTCGACGTGTCGTATTCCTCGACCAACTGCACGTCGATGCCCGCATCGTGGGCCTTGTACTCGATGTAGTTGAGCAGGCGGGCAAACGGCATCTTGTGGGTCTTGTCGTTGACGTACCGCCCCTTGTCGTTGTTTTTGCGAATCCCACCGAGGTCGCCCACAACGATGACCGCGTTCCGTTCTTCGGCGTCCTCCACGATTTGGCGAGCAATCTTGTGGAGGCGGTCGTCCACCTTCCGCGCTTCCGCGTCACCGATACGCTCGACCACCTGCTGTCCCTGTCGGGATTTGGATTTGCCGATGGACTTCCGCAGTTGCTTGTAGTGTTCGCGGATACGGCGCACTTCCTCGCCATAGAACGTGGTCTTGCGGTCGGAGAGGAACGCACAAGTAGCGA
This region of Halostella salina genomic DNA includes:
- a CDS encoding DUF7351 domain-containing protein, with translation MTNSDHGGVASEEAFALLGHEIRLDILRAFFERYSPVDPDSRSDVREQRTLSYAELMAATEMEDSGKFNYHLEKLRGVYIEEIAEGYVPTASAIALYEAVIANRPTESIPTDFDIEESCPNCGSGLRGKYEQEFLTVECPACDLFWGATYRFPKNGLAVREGEGIYKALYDRMMHHVGLARTGQCPSCAGITSVTVPRERLDEDSTPTAELTCETCSWFITVDIVSALQFEPQVTKALIELDVPLSEASSMRATEQVLPDVIGWVSSDDPFSATISITYDDVVAKITVTDELEICSAVVE
- a CDS encoding ABC transporter ATP-binding protein, whose amino-acid sequence is MTNRTNDMASADDRDPRTGMDTQPAISTDDLTKTYSDTTAVDSLNLTVERGAVYGFLGPNGAGKTTTIRMLTALLPSTSGSGRVAGTSITNREALIEHIGYLPESPPIHGEFTAREQLEYHGGLRNMTPAAIGDRIETLLARFELTDAADQRIATYSKGMRQKTGLIQAIMHEPEVVFLDEPTSGLDPRAARTVRETITNLAAEDTTVFLSTHILPVVEDIATNVGILYDGDLVAEGHPRELTSRKAIDEEQTLEDVFLEVTTEDEYRTDESALD
- a CDS encoding RNA-guided endonuclease InsQ/TnpB family protein, with amino-acid sequence MQRNVSTTVRVKLHSLTNRKADLLTREYEAFQTEVHGGDANLYSATKQQASKVQQQKDPNPDTEQPVILRNDVFDVAHDEDTVLSSWWVNVPVYDPECGQGNSIWCPAHVPHKDEQLVRKGDIRDSELVRRDGDWYIHLVVKRSVAVQDEYDDVLAIDMGARWVATCAFLSDRKTTFYGEEVRRIREHYKQLRKSIGKSKSRQGQQVVERIGDAEARKVDDRLHKIARQIVEDAEERNAVIVVGDLGGIRKNNDKGRYVNDKTHKMPFARLLNYIEYKAHDAGIDVQLVEEYDTSKTCNRCACEGVRETQGRFECPECGLDDNADKNGALNIGKRALGKFSKPLSEAGAVLARPETQVIVQRDDEPANPSISVGSTPSGGTPRL
- a CDS encoding M23 family metallopeptidase, with translation MSNQATSPSLGSRLRKRIQSISPFSLTLLGLIGVLGNLFPELEILKLFHLFWFFALWPFLSMLLSSTKHSLGFSTDDEGPRDWLEMDSGWRGHFAFLIGIPLSFLNPLLFRQDAMQLLGSLVAIGRHRGSLPNPETHDQATSYRLPVEGTWTVVNGSPIKEYSHSWFPATQRYAYDFVITDEEGRSRPAGTDTSIENYYCYDQPVLAPADGVVVNVRDDDPELGRAGGFSHPLKRSVTGNAVTIRHAENEYGSLIHLVPGSIEVEPGDRVTRGEQVGRCGHSGNSAEPHLHFQLQDHPTFEISAGLPIRFDDVDVDTPGVDVVEATGWTEPDGSGRYIHVGQRVSHTTDGAPHRSEDTAGPSEVTASSGLSRVRTLGRVATGVSIGGFVTVLAGFVVPSLQTIALALAGLAGLGLVYQVGRGLVNGDRVCLRSLGTVCGVGVAAALTGGFAALDILPALDSSGIGTGMFVTGFLLYIAVWEYGRQDLFRLIGGVTDK